The DNA segment CAAAAACCTGCTGGCAACACATCCTCCCACCATTACCGCTGTAATCATAAACGCCAGTACATCATTTGCAGTCATTTTCAGTTCTTTCATCCTGGTCCTGTTTTCTCCACCCTTATAACATCTCGATTCCATGGCCATTGCCAGTTCATCCGCACGCCGGAAGGCACTTACAAAAAGGGGGACTAATATAGGCACAAGACTTTTAGCCCTGTTTATTATATTTCCGCTTTGAAAATCAGCACCCCTCGCCATCTGCGCCTTCATAATTTTATCCGTTTCTTCCAAAAGTGTAGGAATAAAACGTAATGCAATGGTCATCATCATCGCCAGCTCATGGGCAGGTACTCCTACGCCCTTAAAGGGTTTTAAAAGGTATTCTATCCCATCGGTCATCAATATAGGAGAGGTGGTCAAGGTTAAGAGTGACGTACCGACTATCAGAAATATCAATCTTAAAGCCATAAAAACACCCTGATAAAGCCCCTCATAAGTAATATCAAAGGGCCCTATCTCGTACAATATCCTTCCCTTTATCATAAAAATATTCAATACAAAGGTCAGTAAAATTATAAAAAGCAATGGCCTTAAGCCTTTGATCATGTACTTTATAGATATTTTCGAATACAGGGCTGAAAGTATTATAAAAATAGCAGGGAATATATACCCAGAAAAATCATTTATTACGAACAGCACTATCATGAACACAAAGGTTATTATTATTTTGGTCCTGGGGTCCAGCCGGTGGATAAAGGAATCTCCGGGAATGTACTGCCCTATGCTAAGCTCGCGCATAGCCTTTCCCCCTTATTACTTTTAAAATGGCCTTTTTTGCTTCCTCCACGGTGAGCACATCCGTTGGTACATCCCATCCTCTTTCCCTCAGGCGGTACATAAGATGAGTAATCTGAGGAACATCGAGGCCTATGGAAGAAAGGCCTTCCCGGTCCTTAAAAATCTCCTTCGGGGTTCCGCACTTTACCAACTGGCCTCTGTGAAGAACCGCAATTTTATCCACCAGCCTTGCAATATCTTCCATGCTGTGAGATACGAGAATAATAGTCATTTCATACTTTTTCCTGAGATAGACTATTTCTTCTAATATCTCATCCCGCCCCTTTGGGTCAAGACCTACAGTTGGTTCATCCAGTACAAGGACTTTGGGTTTCATAGCCAGGACTCCGGCTATTGCCACCCTTCTCATTTGCCCACCGCTCAATTCAAAGGGAGACCTATCCTTTACCTCCCGGTAATCCAATCCCACGGCCTCTAAAGCATCTTTTACCCTTATCGTTATCTCCTCTTCCGTGAGCCCCATATTTTTTGGTCCAAAAGCTACGTCTTTTTCCACAGTTTCTTCGAAAAGCTGGTGTTCGGGGTATTGAAAAACCAACCCTATCTTTTGCCTGATTTCTTTTAGATTTACCTTTTTATCGGCAATGTTAACGCCATCAATTATAATCTCTCCGGAAGTAGGTCTTAAAAGACCGTTCAAATGTTGAATTAGCGTTGATTTTCCGGAACCGGTATGCCCTATTAACCCCCAAAATTCACCATCGCTTATTTCCCAGTTAATGTCTTTTAATGCTACGGATTCAAACGGCGTCCCGGGCATATATATATGTGAAAGGTTTTTTATAATAATCGGCATAAACATTCCACCATTTCGTCTATTGTCAAAATATCGCCTCTTACATCCAGGCCTTCTGCCCGAAGACTGTTAGCCAGCTCCGTAACCTGGGGTACATCCAGGCCAATTTGTTTTAACCTTTCCACCTTTGAGAAGATATCCTTTGGGCTTCCTTCCATTACAATTTTGCCCTTTTCCATAACGAAAACCCTATCGGCTTGAACCGCTTCTTCCATAAAGTGGGTAATGAGTATGATGGTTTTATTCTCTTCCCGGTTCAGTTTTTTTATCGTGTTGTTAACTTCCCTTCTCCCCACGGGGTCAAGCATAGCAGTAGGCTCATCCAGAATGATGTAATCGGGTTTCATTGCAAGAATTCCTGCTATTGCAACCCTCTGTTTTTGGCCGCCGGATAAGAGATGGGGGGCTTTATGGGCGTATTCATAAAGCTCCACGGTTTTCAGAGCTTCATATACCCTTTTCCTGATTTCTTCGGGTGGGATTCCCAGATTTTCCGGGCCAAAGGCCACATCTTCCTCTACTATTGTAGCCACTATTTGATTGTCAGGATTTTGGAAAACCAAACCCGCTTTCTGCCTTATATCCCAAATCCTATCCTTATCCCTGGTATTTAATCCGTCTACCCATACATCACCTTCCGTGGGGGTAAAAAGGCCGTTAAACAATTTTGCAAGGGTAGACTTTCCAGACCCATTGGGCCCTATAATAGCTACGAATTCTCCCTTTTTTATTGTTAAATTTATTTCCTTCAGGGCAAGATCTTTACTTTGAGAGTACTGGTAGAAAACATTTTCCAGCCTGATTTCGGCGGCCATTGTAAAGCCCCCTTTACCATATATAAAAGCTCTCCTGGTCCTTCCAGAGAATTTTTTATATTAATTCCAGAACCACCAGTTCCGCGGAGTCTCCCCTTCTCGGTCCGATTTTTACTATTCTCGTGTAGCCGCCATTTCGGTCCTGGTATTTTGGAGCAATTTTATCAAAAAGTTCTTTTACCGTGGTTTCATCAAGAACCTCTGCCAGCACCAATCTCCTGGATGCAAGATCGTTTTTCTTCGCTGTTGTAATTATTTTTTCCGCAATACTCCTTACTTCCTTAGCTCTCGTCTCGGTGGTAATTATCCTGCCGTGTCTTAAAAGGGATGTTACAAGATTGCGGAGCATCATTTTTCTGTGTCCGCTATCCCTGCCCAATTTTCTCATTTCTCTTCCCTCCTTACTTTTGCTCCTCTTATGCGTCTTCTGATTTTTTCAATGAAAGATTCAATGCTGCGAGTTTTTCTTCCACTTCCTCCAAGGATTTCTTACCCAGGTTTCTTACCTTCATCATATCTTCAGGTGTTTTCTGGATAAGTTCTCCTATGGTGTTTATTCCCGCCCTCTTCAAACAGTTATAAGAGCGGACGGACAAATCCAGTTCTTCTATCGGCATTTCAAGAAGTTTTTCCTTTTCATCCTTTTCCTTTTCTACCGGAGCTTCCACTTTTTTCGTCATCTCCGATAGTCCTGTAAACAATCCAAAGTAATTTATCAGGATTTTTGCGGCTTCGCTAACCGCCTCATCGGGTTTGATCGTGCCATTTGTCCATACTTCCAAGGTTAGCTTATCATAGTCCGTAACATAGCCTACACGGGTATGTTCCACCGTATAATTCGCCTTGATTACAGGTGTGAAGATTGAATCAATGGGTATTACTCCAATTGGTTGCCCGGGTTTTTTGTTTTTCTCTGCGCTGACATAGCCCTTTCCTTTTTCAAGGGTAAGTTCCGCAAAGAATCTCGCATCTTTTTCAAGAGTTGCAATGTGGTGATCCTTATTCACTATTTCCACATCCGCATCGCATATAATATCCTTAGCTGTGACTTCTCCTTCTCCCTGAGCTTCGATTCTGAGAATCTTTGGTTCATCCGTATACATCTTAATTGCCAATCCTTTTA comes from the Thermovenabulum gondwanense genome and includes:
- a CDS encoding energy-coupling factor transporter ATPase, with protein sequence MAAEIRLENVFYQYSQSKDLALKEINLTIKKGEFVAIIGPNGSGKSTLAKLFNGLFTPTEGDVWVDGLNTRDKDRIWDIRQKAGLVFQNPDNQIVATIVEEDVAFGPENLGIPPEEIRKRVYEALKTVELYEYAHKAPHLLSGGQKQRVAIAGILAMKPDYIILDEPTAMLDPVGRREVNNTIKKLNREENKTIILITHFMEEAVQADRVFVMEKGKIVMEGSPKDIFSKVERLKQIGLDVPQVTELANSLRAEGLDVRGDILTIDEMVECLCRLL
- a CDS encoding energy-coupling factor transporter ATPase, whose protein sequence is MPIIIKNLSHIYMPGTPFESVALKDINWEISDGEFWGLIGHTGSGKSTLIQHLNGLLRPTSGEIIIDGVNIADKKVNLKEIRQKIGLVFQYPEHQLFEETVEKDVAFGPKNMGLTEEEITIRVKDALEAVGLDYREVKDRSPFELSGGQMRRVAIAGVLAMKPKVLVLDEPTVGLDPKGRDEILEEIVYLRKKYEMTIILVSHSMEDIARLVDKIAVLHRGQLVKCGTPKEIFKDREGLSSIGLDVPQITHLMYRLRERGWDVPTDVLTVEEAKKAILKVIRGKGYARA
- a CDS encoding energy-coupling factor transporter transmembrane component T family protein, which gives rise to MRELSIGQYIPGDSFIHRLDPRTKIIITFVFMIVLFVINDFSGYIFPAIFIILSALYSKISIKYMIKGLRPLLFIILLTFVLNIFMIKGRILYEIGPFDITYEGLYQGVFMALRLIFLIVGTSLLTLTTSPILMTDGIEYLLKPFKGVGVPAHELAMMMTIALRFIPTLLEETDKIMKAQMARGADFQSGNIINRAKSLVPILVPLFVSAFRRADELAMAMESRCYKGGENRTRMKELKMTANDVLAFMITAVMVGGCVASRFLW
- the rplQ gene encoding 50S ribosomal protein L17; translation: MRKLGRDSGHRKMMLRNLVTSLLRHGRIITTETRAKEVRSIAEKIITTAKKNDLASRRLVLAEVLDETTVKELFDKIAPKYQDRNGGYTRIVKIGPRRGDSAELVVLELI
- a CDS encoding DNA-directed RNA polymerase subunit alpha, producing MNEFEKPRIELVEVSEDNTYGKLVIEPLERGYGTTLGNSLRRVLLSSIPGAAVTSIKIDGVQHEFSTIPGVLEDVVEIILNIKGLAIKMYTDEPKILRIEAQGEGEVTAKDIICDADVEIVNKDHHIATLEKDARFFAELTLEKGKGYVSAEKNKKPGQPIGVIPIDSIFTPVIKANYTVEHTRVGYVTDYDKLTLEVWTNGTIKPDEAVSEAAKILINYFGLFTGLSEMTKKVEAPVEKEKDEKEKLLEMPIEELDLSVRSYNCLKRAGINTIGELIQKTPEDMMKVRNLGKKSLEEVEEKLAALNLSLKKSEDA